The Pseudarthrobacter defluvii DNA window GCGCATCATTGACGTTCCCGCTCCCACTACGCTCAAGGACGACGAAGGCTGGGTTGACTGGTCCTACATCAACCACTACGTCGCAAACGATGTGGTGGTCCTCTGCAGCTTTGACGACCCCAACGACAGCATCGCGGCCGGCATCCTGGAACGCGCCTACCCCGGCCGTACGGTGGAGCTCGTGGACGCCCGGGACATCTTCGCCTTCGGCGGCGGCATCCACTGCATCACGCAGCAGCAGCCCGCCACGCGGAAATGCGAAGCGGCATGAAACTCGTGGAGCACGCCCCTGAACGGCGCACCGCGATAACGTTCGACGTGGTGGAGGCCGGCATCAGCCAACTGCGGGGTGCCCTCGAGGCCGGCGATGTGACCAGCGAGCAACTGGTCCGCCTCTACCTGAAGCGCATCGAGAAGTATGACTCCTCGGGCATATGCCTGAACTCCTTGGTCGTGATGAACCCGGACGCCATTGCCGAGGCGCAGGCGTCGGACCGCCGCCGCGCCGCCGGATACACGCTCGGCCCCTTGGACGGCATCCCGTACACGGCGAAGGACAGCTATCAGGTCAAGGGCCTCACCGTCGCTGCCGGCTCTCCTGCCTTCAAGGACCTCGTGGCGCAGCGGGACGCCTTCACCATCGAACGCCTCCGTGCCGGAGGTGCGGTCCTGATCGGCCTGACCAACATGCCGCCCATGGCCAACGGAGGTATGCAGCGCGGGGTATATGGCAGGGCAGAGAGTCCCTACAATGCAGGCTTCCTCACAGCGGCGTTCGCTTCAGGCTCGTCCAACGGCTCGGGGACGGCAACCGCCGCCAGTTTTGCTGCCTTTGGCCTGGCGGAGGAAACCTGGTCCTCCGGCCGCGCGCCGGCGTCGAACAATGCCCTCTGCGCCTACACACCCTCGCGCGGCGTCATTTCAGTCCGCGGCAACTGGCCCCTGGTCCCCACGATGGACGTGGTAGTTCCGCACACCCGCACGATGGCCGATCTGCTGGAAATCCTGGACGCCGTGGTAGCCGACGACCCGCAAACACGCGGCGACTTCTGGCGGGTCCAGCCCTGGGTCCCGGTGCCCAAGACATCCGCTGTCCGCCCGCCGTCGTACATCGCCCTGGGCGTTACGGACTCAGCCGCCGCGGCAGGCGTCCTTGCGGGCAAGCGGCTGGGCGTTCCCCGGATGTACGTCAACGCCGACCCCGAGGCCGGATCAGCGGAGGCACCCGGCATCGGCGGTCCCACCGGACAACG harbors:
- a CDS encoding amidase, which translates into the protein MKLVEHAPERRTAITFDVVEAGISQLRGALEAGDVTSEQLVRLYLKRIEKYDSSGICLNSLVVMNPDAIAEAQASDRRRAAGYTLGPLDGIPYTAKDSYQVKGLTVAAGSPAFKDLVAQRDAFTIERLRAGGAVLIGLTNMPPMANGGMQRGVYGRAESPYNAGFLTAAFASGSSNGSGTATAASFAAFGLAEETWSSGRAPASNNALCAYTPSRGVISVRGNWPLVPTMDVVVPHTRTMADLLEILDAVVADDPQTRGDFWRVQPWVPVPKTSAVRPPSYIALGVTDSAAAAGVLAGKRLGVPRMYVNADPEAGSAEAPGIGGPTGQRIETRESILELWAAARRDLEAAGAEVVEVDFPVVSNYEGDRPGAPTIATRGLVSPEYLRREIVDLSVWAWNDFLDANGDPQLNRLANVDGSAIFPAPEGALPDRYDGFDDHIGDYPAWIREHGVPVLADIPHLPDGLAGLEETRRVDLEEWMDRLGLDAVVFPAAADVAPADADTNERSADLAWRNGVWVANGNLVPRHLGIPTVTVPMGMAADIAMPVGLTIAGKAYSDTELLRLAAAFEATGRRRVSPPRTTPGGHAQSD